A genome region from Penicillium psychrofluorescens genome assembly, chromosome: 3 includes the following:
- a CDS encoding uncharacterized protein (ID:PFLUO_005776-T1.cds;~source:funannotate) — translation MSSRFPPSSGFNSRDRSPQRFGDRRPPAGPRGPDDASPVPFGRDPPRGPRALVDSPRGGPFGGGGPRGRGYGRGEFRDRDRDPRDRDRDRDFRDTRDGPPPFRREMDRDWGRRDREFEPRENRMGFGRGRSRSPTRDFRDMRDPPGRDSDLMVLLPVAAIRVEVPFGVVAVGIGMEAADVAARPISMTATPFAGGVDPAMVGETVDGIVPSIVIETSSEIESGIETWIAGLIGAMIGMVDDRIVMTDPMTLGSDPQAELGAARLVARLPHHSLMQPPKASLPPALDPRRDAERPESVKDLSPVVKHSPPPAAPQVPAFGSVTALIPNASAGNDYADKDQTELPPQPPAQPPTGPKVGRGEQDPLSRVVKASTNLSELSPPTAPAAMTKRDSIPGEPLPPGRSSSVTSSPTIARLPHPRAASREPSASPQMQPSNIPTGPRALQQRQGSLQRGMPKGSKQWVRPGYPRAHSVANAPPKRESIDEHDPSSVGEDLRHGSQEPERNELSPNRSRRSPLHVPTVEKENPEKEDFEDSAPILDFDESEEEEDDENIVFTQDYLEERKQIFEKDMRRLRAEMPPPPLEDQTIVALLMNIQLLGMIALEPVPERPSEPVPSVEKDEQPTKTSTADRVVSFAPPGMGREPIPIGKTVIPPVVSHEEITIDSLPFLHSGPPTPISDMEVYQENITARDQLKDTFRNELSKRQKEVANKNATLREEYMSYYKPWRLAVWDRDRYKNQNKSVTPAPVSPPAPILPPTPAPIPEGREGRRYKGNSELDFLNALKASEISAQEELERRRTKMATARPDLSREAVIPDMMEPHEEKVSVYKDVNNIIEPENAMAVFGFVPRPNDFSPEEHTIFTDAFMAHPKRWGKIAESLPGRDFQQCIVHYYLTKEEIKYKAKLNKRWSRRGRGKAKSSRPKSNALIADLGVVKPDFEGEEEPQVTDTGRPRRAAAPTFGGDANELGEGTAARRGQASKDGEAAEKPAGRRGARAGGPRTQRRGRAAQQEQKTQAMQGVPMGAKMEMGGDGMLEGLPLDTVDKEANIPMPRGRAPRGRTKEGMYVFESTEADVPAKQPETGYGSLQPTSYWSVPEQRDFPQLLEHFGRDFEGISNFMKTKTTVMVKNYYQRRLDSGKKDFEESLIKAEENKARGEPTGPLPVPSVAPKRRYEATPSSIGPRPLAPHGEIEADEARFGVKGKPGTLSPQPMPMPGRPLLEKDRSRYQPLAQAVTASTMPPSLALGDRGGLSHRMSGPRLGYFTDDRRDSSVLSAPRMDPLAHGSSSLLQPQASMGPSQQAYMSAQQPPSLIPPAHSRQSSLTQRPGSPPQLQRQELDLSSVHRDSFAQRPYYGLGQPGGLAPSPRPVLSPVKDAPRPSATPAPDSARQVPAKRSNIMSILNDEPEEPQPRKRFASEHIVSTPPSRSIYQPTGPLQQYPPSSRGYTDYPGYGATSAGSGPSANNDWMARFDPRAQQGSQPPPPQQQSGRPATSMGSQSFSPYAPAPSQPSTSLSNHPVPSPAPTPPPQAGSQRSSYPNVFSQPPSSQPPPQSGSRESIYRPNSPPPRYGSRPEQLSSSLLGMPPRPSDAQSAYASAAPPTPAPGQPHNQSYQQHVQGLVSGSQPHRSNLPGGSPQYGHSTPPPPSHGSRSNGPGSMPSLASFGRSYTPPPAFHPSVGSGYPPPSSGPGSIPSLHQRPPAPGENASTSTHQRAYSQGNNLPPPSQPPR, via the exons ATGTCGTCCCGATTCCCCCCTTCGTCCGGGTTTAATTCCCGCGACCGTTCTCCCCAGCGCTTTGGAGACCGTCGTCCTCCCGCTGGCCCTCGCGGCCCCGACGATGCCAGCCCAGTTCCGTTTGGCAGGGACCCGCCCCGTGGCCCGCGCGCCTTAGTTGATTCCCCTCGCGGCGGCCCCTTCGGTGGCGGTGGCCCTCGCGGGCGAGGCTATGGTCGTGGTGAGTTTCGCGACAGGGACCGTGATCCTCGAGACCGCGACCGAGATCGAGACTTCCGAGACACTCGCGATGGACCACCCCCCTTTCGCCGCGAAATGGATCGCGATTGGGGCCGCCGAGACCGAGAATTTGAGCCCCGCGAAAATCGAATGGGTTTTGGTCGTGGCCGATCGCGCTCTCCGACGCGCGACTTTCGTGATATGAGAGACCCTCCAGGGCGTGATTCCGATTTG ATGGTCCTCCTTCCAGTGGCGGCCATCCGCGTGGAGGTTCCATTCGGGGTCGTGGCCGTGGGGATTGGGATGGAGGCCGCGGACGTGGCCGCCCGCCCTATCTCGATGACCGCGACACCTTTCGCCGGCGGAGTCGATCCCGCGATGGTTGGCGAGACCGTGGACGGGATCGTCCCGTCGATCGTGATCGAGACCTCATCCGAGATCGAGAGCGGGATCGAGACTTGGATCGCCGGTTTGATCGGCGCGATGATTGGGATGGTCGACGATCGGATCGTGATGACCGACCCAATGACCCTTGGAAGCGACCCCCAAGCCGAGCTGGGAGCCGCGCGCCTAGTGGCTCGACTCCCGCATCACTCCCTCATGCAGCCTCC GAAAGCATCGCTCCCACCTGCCTTAGACCCTCGTCGTGATGCTGAGCGTCCCGAGTCCGTGAAGGATCTTTCCCCAGTTGTCAAGCactcacctcctccagcagctcctcaaGTGCCGGCCTTTGGATCGGTGACGGCTCTTATCCCCAATGCCTCTGCCGGAAACGATTATGCCGACAAGGACCAAACCGAACTGCCTCCCCAACCACCGGCGCAGCCTCCCACAGGACCAAAGGTGGGCCGTGGCGAGCAGGACCCATTGAGCCGTGTCGTTAAAGCATCCACAAATCTATCGGAGTTGTCACCGCCGACGGCTCCCGCTGCCATGACCAAGCGGGATTCGATCCCTGGTGAACCATTGCCTCCCGGCAGATCGAGCTCTGTCACTTCTTCACCCACCATCGCGCGACTACCACATCCACGAGCTGCATCCCGCGAACCATCTGCCTCCCCACAGATGCAGCCATCCAACATTCCCACCGGTCCGCGGGCGCTGCAACAGCGTCAAGGTTCtctccagcgcggcatgCCCAAAGGCAGCAAGCAATGGGTTCGTCCAGGCTATCCACGCGCCCATTCCGTTGCCAATGCTCCACCAAAGAGGGAATCTATTGATGAACATGATCCTTCCTCTGTCGGAGAAGATTTGCGACACGGATCCCAGGAACCTGAACGTAACGAGCTATCACCGAACCGCTCTAGACGCAGTCCGCTGCACGTGCCAACAgtcgagaaagaaaaccctGAAAAAGAAGACTTTGAAGATTCCGCACCCATCCTCGATTTTGAtgagtcggaggaggaggaagatgacgaaaACATTGTTTTCACCCAGGACTACttggaagagagaaagcagATCTTTGAGAAAGACATGCGACGCCTGCGAGCGGAGATgcctcctcctccattgGAAGATCAGACCATCGTTGCTCTCCTGATGAATATCCAGTTACTCGGCATGATCGCTCTCGAACCAGTGCCAGAGCGGCCATCAGAACCTGTTCCATcggtggagaaggacgaaCAACCTACAAAAACTTCGACAGCCGACCGAGTCGTTTCCTTCGCGCCCCCTGGAATGGGTCGTGAACCGATACCCATCGGCAAAACCGTCATCCCGCCCGTTGTATCCCACGAAGAGATCACTATCGACAGTCTACCCTTCCTCCATTCCGGTCCCCCGACACCGATCTCCGACATGGAGGTGTACCAGGAAAATATCACGGCTCGGGACCAGCTCAAGGACACCTTTCGCAATGAACTCTcgaagagacaaaaagaGGTCGCCAACAAGAATGCGACTCTCCGGGAAGAATACATGTCTTACTACAAGCCCTGGCGCCTGGCTGTGTGGGATCGAGATCGCTACAAGAATCAGAACAAGTCCGTGACTCCTGCCCCTGTCTCCCCGCCCGCTCCCATCCTTCCGCCCACGCCAGCGCCTATTCCCGAgggacgagaaggacgacgTTACAAGGGTAACAGCGAACTTGACTTCCTCAATGCATTGAAAGCCTCCGAGATTTCGGCCCAAGAGGAGCTGGAACGCCGGCGGACGAAAATGGCCACCGCTCGGCCTGACTTGTCCCGCGAGGCAGTAATTCCAGACATGATGGAGCCGCATGAGGAAAAGGTGAGCGTCTACAAGGATGTGAACAACATCATTGAGCCGGAAAATGCCATGGCGGTGTTTGGCTTTGTGCCACGTCCGAACGACTTCAGCCCTGAGGAACATACTATCTTCACAGATGCATTCATGGCGCATCCCAAGAGATGGGGCAAGATCGCTGAGTCGTTACCGGGCCGAGATTTCCAGCAGTGCATTGTCCACTACTATCTtaccaaggaggagatcaagTACAAGGCGAAGCTCAACAAGCGCTGGAGCCGACGGGGTCGCGGCAAGGCCAAATCCTCGCGACCCAAGTCTAACGCTCTTATCGCCGACCTGGGTGTGGTCAAGCCAGACTTCGAGGGTGAAGAGGAACCCCAAGTTACCGATACAGGTCGTCCACGACGCGCTGCGGCGCCCACGTTTGGAGGTGATGCAAACGAGCTGGGAGAGGGTACCGCCGCCCGGAGAGGTCAAGCCAGCAAAGATGGCGAGGCCGCGGAAAAACCAGCTGGTCGGCGTGGTGCACGCGCCGGTGGTCCCCGCACCCAGCGCCGTGGTAGAGCGGCGCAACAGGAGCAAAAGACCCAAGCAATGCAAGGAGTTCCCATGGGTGCCAAAATGGAGATGGGTGGAGATGGAATGCTCGAAGGCCTGCCCCTGGATACAGTCGACAAAGAGGCCAATATCCCCATGCCACGAGGCAGGGCGCCGCGTGGACGAACCAAAGAAGGGATGTATGTTTTCGAGTCCACCGAGGCAGATGTGCCAGCAAAACAGCCCGAAACGGGGTATGGGTCGTTACAGCCGACAAGTTACTGGTCTGTTCCGGAACAACGCGATTTTCCTCAATTGCTTGAACATTTTGGTCGCGATTTCGAGGGAATTTCAAATTTCATGAAGACCAAGACGACTGTCATG GTAAAAAACTACTACCAGCGCCGCCTCGACTCCGGGAAAAAGGACTTTGAGGAGTCTCTCATCAAGGCAGAGGAAAACAAAGCTCGCGGCGAGCCTACGGGGCCTCTTCCAGTGCCAAGTGTTGCCCCCAAACGACGTTATGAGGCGACTCCATCGTCCATTGGACCCCGTCCACTTGCTCCACATGGCGAGATCGAAGCAGACGAGGCTCGATTTGGCGTCAAAGGCAAGCCTGGGACTCTGTCTCCTCAACCCATGCCAATGCCTGGACGACCTTTATTGGAGAAGGATCGCAGTCGCTATCAGCCCCTGGCACAAGCCGTTACTGCTTCCACGATGCCCCCCAGCCTTGCTCTGGGTGATCGAGGAGGACTATCGCATCGGATGTCGGGCCCGCGGCTTGGGTATTTCACTGACGATCGACGCGACTCTTCGGTCCTGTCAGCACCTCGGATGGATCCCCTAGCACATGGATCCTCATCTTTATTGCAGCCGCAAGCTTCAATGGGCCCATCTCAGCAAGCTTACATGTccgcgcagcagccgccgTCGCTTATTCCACCGGCTCATTCTCGCCAGTCCAGCTTGACCCAACGTCCGGGCTCGCCGCCACAGCTGCAAAGACAAGAACTCGATCTTTCGTCGGTCCACCGTGACTCATTTGCTCAAAGACCTTATTATGGTCTAGGTCAACCCGGTGGCCTCGCTCCATCCCCTCGCCCCGTTTTGTCACCAGTCAAAGatgctcctcgtccaagcGCGACTCCTGCTCCGGATTCTGCCCGTCAAGTGCCAGCTAAACGTTCCAATATCATGAGCATTCTCAATGATGAACCAGAGGAGCCTCAGCCACGAAAGCGGTTTGCTAGCGAGCACATTGTGTCGACTCCTCCCTCGCGGTCTATTTATCAACCTACCGGCCCGTTGCAGCAGTATCCGCCATCGTCTCGAGGCTACACAGACTACCCTGGCTACGGCGCTACATCGGCTGGCTCCGGTCCCTCAGCTAATAACGACTGGATGGCACGGTTTGATCCACGAGCGCAACAAGGTTcacagccaccaccaccccaacAGCAGAGCGGTCGCCCGGCTACATCAATGGGGTCTCAGTCGTTCTCACCCTACGCGCCTGCTCCTTCTCAGCCGTCTACCTCTTTGAGCAATCATCCGGtcccttctccagcaccgacTCCACCTCCCCAGGCTGGGTCGCAGCGATCATCTTACCCTAATGTCTTTTCCCAGCCGCCCTCTTCCCAGCCCCCACCGCAATCTGGTTCCCGTGAAAGCATCTACCGACCCAACTCGCCTCCACCTCGTTATGGCTCCCGCCCCGAGCAGCTGTCCTCCAGTCTGCTTGGCATGCCCCCACGCCCCTCAGATGCACAGTCAGCATATgcatcggcggcgccgccTACTCCTGCTCCGGGGCAACCACACAACCAAAGCTACCAGCAGCATGTACAGGGTTTGGTCAGTGGCTCACAACCTCACCGGTCCAACTTGCCGGGCGGTTCCCCACAGTATGGGCACAGCACcccaccacctccttcgCACGGCTCTCGAAGCAACGGGCCAGGATCAATGCCTTCACTTGCGAGTTTTGGTCGCTCGTACACCCCGCCGCCGGCGTTCCACCCTTCCGTGGGCAGTGGTTACCCGCCTCCCTCATCAGGACCGGGATCTATCCCATCGCTTCATCAACGGCCTCCGGCACCGGGCGAGAATGCGTCTACGTCGACACACCAACGTGCGTACAGTCAAGGAAATAATTTACCGCCGCCATCGCAGCCTCCTCGCTGA
- a CDS encoding uncharacterized protein (ID:PFLUO_005777-T1.cds;~source:funannotate) gives MNDALKKMRKPIRQYYGRNNSLISQYLYIDRLLDSSRPHHLIEEYNDGHHRHVHTPANGSSPPTEAPEADLPKPKISRIKRTPHNLYRVPSADETAPLLSSTQSSWEHFMPDVESPGIQSPEAEERMIHLAIRINFIANVVLLISKIAIMVLTSSMSVLAGLVDGVLDFLSTVIIWFTAIMIRHQDRNQYPITRRRLEPLSVLIFSVIMVTSFFQVGLSSLQKLMGDDHTLVELSLPSIGLMASTVLIKLLCWIWCRLIPSPSVQVLAQDAMTDVIFNSFSIIFPLVGTFAKLWFLDPLGGLLLSVYIMWNWGSTASEYIRRLTGAAASADDHNMLLYMTMRFSRVILKIQDLKAYYAGDKLNVEVDLVVDERIALRDSHDVGESLQYMLESVPTVDRAFVHLDYDPWNLPSHMNQLDR, from the exons ATGAATG ATgcgttgaagaagatgcgcaagcCCAT ACGCCAGTACTATGGGCGCAACAACTCGTTGATCTCGCAGTACCTGTACATCGATCGTCTGCTGGACTCTTCTCGTCCACACCATCTAATTGAAGAATACAACGACGGTCACCATCGTCATGTCCATACCCCTGCAAATGGTTCCTCGCCACCGACTGAAGCCCCGGAGGCAGATTTACCCAAACCCAAGATCTCCAGGATCAAGCGCACGCCGCACAACCTCTATCGAGTTCCATCGGCCGATGAAACGGCGCCCTTGCTCTCCTCAACGCAGTCTAGCTGGGAGCATTTCATGCCCGACGTAGAGTCGCCTGGAATTCAGTCACCCGAGGCGGAGGAACGCATGATCCATCTTGCGATTCGCATCAATTTCATTGCCAACGTCGTCCTCTTGATCTCGAAGATCGCCATTATGGTTCTCACCAGCTCCATGTCCGTCCTGGCTGGCCTGGTCGATGGCGTGCTGGACTTCCTCAGCACAGTGATCATCTGGTTCACAGCCATCATGATCCGTCATCAGGACCGCAATCAGTACCCGATCACCAGGCGGCGGCTGGAACCGTTGAGCGTGTTGATTTTCAGCGTGATCATGGTCACCTCTTTCTTCCAGGTCGGGCTGTCCTCGCTGCAGAAGTTGATGGGCGACGATCACACTCTTGTCGagctctccctcccctccatTGGACTCATGGCCAGCACGGTGCTGATCAAGCTCCTCTGCTGGATCTGGTGCCGGCTGATCCCGAGCCCCAGCGTGCAAGTCCTGGCTCAAGATGCCATGACGGATGTCatcttcaattccttcagTATCATTTTTCCGTTAG TCGGCACCTTTGCCAAGCTGTGGTTCCTGGACCCTCTGGGTGGTCTCCTTCTCTCGGTGTACATCATGTGGAACTGGGGCTCGACAGCCAGCGAGTATATCCGGCGACTGACGGGCGCGGCGGCTTCAGCGGATGACCACAACATGCTGCTGTACATGACAATGCGGTTCTCGAGGGTGATTCTGAAGATCCAAGACCTCAAAGCCTACTATGCGGGCGATAAATTAAACGTCGAAGTGGACTTGGTGGTAGATGAGCGCATCGCTCTCCGTGACAGTCACGACGTCGGCGAGAGCCTGCAATACATGCTCGAGAGCGTGCCGACGGTTGACCGTGCCTTTGTCCATCTCGACTACGACCCCTGGAATCTGCCCAGCCATATGAACCAGCTGGATCGGTAA
- a CDS encoding uncharacterized protein (ID:PFLUO_005778-T1.cds;~source:funannotate) yields MTSRDGITPDSDPDPTEKTEEFVATSGQEHVNAQAENAADNDSSTSGQAEKVRSDGKRELTEEDCYDKLGFCFPRYKKWAILTVIFTVQMSMNFNSSVYPNAVQPLSKHFDISEQAARVGQMIFLVTYAFGCELWAPWSEEYGRWPIMQLSLFLVNIWQIPCALAPNFGTIVVCRALGGLSSAGGSVTLGMTADMWESDDQGFAVAYVVLSSVGGTTIGPIFGGLIQYYLPWQWNFWVQLIFGGVTQLAHLLLVSETRSTILVDREAKRRRKTGEDPNVYGPSELAENRMSFKEIMRIWRRPFEMFLREPIVLFLSLLSGFSDALIFTCIESFTLVFKQWKFNAWQIGLCFISIVVGYLVSYSIFVSDVARQHHVLKYLGETARLPERRLLILLFIAPLETIGLFGFAWTSMGPEYTPWIVPLIFIFLIAVANYGIYMATIDYMVAAYGPYSASATGGNGFARDFLAGLAAMYATPMYSNIGGKFHLQWASTILGCIAIFVTIPIYIFYWKGPQIREASKFAQTLAADRARNAGRRVSRVSRSELNVIGP; encoded by the coding sequence ATGACATCTAGAGATGGCATTACCCCGGACTCGGACCCGGACCCCACggagaagacagaagagTTCGTGGCCACGTCCGGCCAAGAACATGTCAATGCGCAGGCCGAGAATGCAGCGGATAATGACAGCAGTACCTCGGGACAAGCCGAGAAGGTGCGGTCGGATGGCAAGCGAGAGCTGACCGAGGAGGATTGCTATGACAAACTGGGATTCTGCTTCCCCCGGTACAAGAAATGGGCCATCTTGACGGTCATCTTTACCGTACAAATGTCCATGAACTTCAACAGCAGCGTCTACCCCAATGCGGTTCAGCCCCTCTCGAAGCATTTCGATATCAGCGAGCAGGCTGCTCGAGTCGGCCAGATGATCTTCCTGGTCACCTACGCCTTTGGGTGCGAGCTCTGGGCACCCTGGAGCGAGGAGTATGGGCGCTGGCCGATCATGCAGCTCagtctcttcctcgtcaacaTCTGGCAAATCCCTTGTGCGCTGGCCCCCAATTTTGGCACGATTGTCGTCTGCCGTGCCCTGGGAGGTCTTAGCTCCGCCGGTGGCTCCGTCACGCTGGGTATGACTGCCGACATGTGGGAGTCTGACGATCAAGGGTTCGCCGTCGCCTATGTGGTGTTGTCGTCGGTTGGTGGCACAACGATCGGACCTATCTTTGGTGGCCTAATCCAGTACTATCTCCCCTGGCAGTGGAACTTTTGGGTCCAATTGATCTTCGGCGGGGTCACTCAGCTTGCACACTTGCTGCTCGTGAGCGAGACTCGATCGACTATTCTCGTCGATAGGGAAGCCAAGCGGCGCCGGAAGACCGGTGAAGATCCGAACGTTTATGGACCGAGTGAGCTGGCGGAGAACCGGATGAGCTTCAAAGAAATTATGCGAATCTGGCGCCGCCCCTTCGAAATGTTCCTGCGCGAACCCATTgtgctcttcctctcgctGTTGTCTGGGTTCTCCGACGCACTGATATTTACTTGCATTGAGTCCTTTACATTGGTGTTTAAGCAGTGGAAGTTCAATGCGTGGCAGATTGGTCTCTGCTTCATCTCGATCGTCGTCGGTTATCTCGTCTCATACAGCATCTTTGTGTCGGATGTGGCCCGCCAGCACCACGTTCTGAAGTACTTGGGTGAGACCGCACGTCTTCCTGAGCGGCGGTTACTCATTTTGCTCTTCATTGCGCCCCTCGAGACCATCGGCCTATTTGGTTTTGCGTGGACATCGATGGGACCAGAGTATACGCCTTGGATTGTTCCTCTGATCTTTatcttcctcatcgcggTTGCCAATTACGGTATCTACATGGCAACGATCGACTACATGGTGGCAGCCTACGGACCTTATTCTGCCTCTGCTACCGGGGGCAACGGGTTTGCACGAGACTTCCTCGCCGGTCTTGCCGCCATGTACGCAACGCCCATGTACTCGAATATCGGAGGCAAATTTCACCTGCAGTGGGCCAGCACAATATTGGGCTGTATCGCCATTTTTGTGACTATTCCCATCTACATCTTCTACTGGAAGGGACCGCAGATCCGCGAGGCCAGTAAGTTTGCGCAGACGCTGGCTGCTGACCGGGCTCGAAATGCCGGCCGGCGAGTGAGTCGAGTCAGTCGGAGCGAGCTCAACGTAATAGGCCCGTAG
- a CDS encoding uncharacterized protein (ID:PFLUO_005779-T1.cds;~source:funannotate), whose translation MTVQTLAIAVVTVVYFIIRYLNRTDVPKIKGIPEIPGVPMFGNLLQLGDQHAVVAGKWAKKFGPVFQVRMGNRRIVFANSFDSVRQLWIKDQSALISRPTFHTFHSVVSSSQGFTIGTSPWDESCKRRRKAAATALNRPAVQSYMPIVDLEANSSIKELYRDSQHGTRDINPTAYFQRFALNTSLTLNYGLRIEGNVDDQLLKEIVSVERGVSNFRSTSNNWQDYVPLLRIFPKMNSEAEEFRVRRDKYLTHLLDMLKDRIDKGTDKPCITGNILKDPEAKLNDAEVKSICLTMVSAGLDTVPGNLIMGIAYLASEDGQRIQKKAYDEIMSVYPDGDAWEKCLVEEKVPYVTALVKETLRFWTVIPICLPRESTKDIEWNGAKIPAGTTFFMNAWAADYDEDHFKQADRFIPERYLELGEGSGTPHYGYGAGSRMCAGSHLANRELYTAFIRLITAFQMHPARDRADRPILDAIDCNLIPTALTTEPKPFKVGFTPRNPEKLEKWIAESEERTKDL comes from the exons ATGACGGTCCAAACactcgccatcgccgtcgtGACGGTTGTCTACTTTATCATCCGCTACCTGAATCGCACGGATGTCCCCAAAATCAAGGGCATCCCCGAGATCCCGGGCGTACCGATGTTCGGTAACTTGCTGCAACTAGGCGACCAGCATGCAGTCGTCGCGGGTAAATGGGCGAAGAAATTCGGTCCGGTCTTCCAAGTGCGCATGGGCAACAGGCGCATCGTGTTTGCCAACAGCTTCGACTCGGTGCGCCAGCTGTGGATCAAGGACCAGTCGGCCCTCATCTCGCGGCCCACCTTCCATACCTTTCACAGCGTTGTCTCCAGCTCTCAGGGATTCACTATTGGTACCTCACCCTGGGATGAGTCCTGCAAGCGACGACGGAAGGCTGCCGCCACCGCGCTTAACCGCCCGGCTGTACAGTCCTACATGCCCATTGTCGACCTCGAGGCCAACTCCAGCATCAAGGAGCTCTACCGGGATAGTCAGCACGGGACCCGCGACATCAACCCCACGGCCTACTTCCAGCGATTTGCCCTCAACACCAGCCTGACGCTCAACTATGGCCTCCGTATCGAGGGCAATGTGGATGATCAGCTCCTGAAGGAGATCGTTAGCGTCGAGCGTGGCGTCTCGAATTTCCGCAGTACATCGAACAACTGGCAGGACTATGTCCCACTGCTGCGCATCTTCCCTAAGATGAACAGCGAGGCGGAAGAATTCCGGGTTCGCCGCGACAAGTACCTGACCCATCTGCTGGACATGCTCAAGGATCGCATCGACAAGGGGACCGACAAGCCGTGCATCACGGGCAACATTCTTAAAGACCCCGAGGCCAAGCTCAATGATG CGGAGGTGAAATCGATATGTCTGACCATGGTGTCCGCCGGTCTGGACACGGTTCCTGGGAACCTGATCATGGGCATTGCCTATCTGGCTTCGGAAGACGGCCAGCGGATCCAAAAGAAGGCGTACGATGAGATCATGTCGGTCTATCCCGATGGTGATGCCTGGGAGAAGTGCCTGGTCGAAGAAAAGGTACCCTACGTGACTGCACTGGTCAAGGAGACCCTGCGATTCTGGACTGTGATACCCATCTGTCTGCCCCGAGAGAGTACCAAGGATATTGAGTGGAATGGGGCTAAGATTCCCGCTGGCACTACGTTCTTCATG AATGCCTGGGCTGCCGACTACGACGAGGATCACTTCAAGCAGGCGGACCGGTTCATTCCTGAGCGCTAcctggagctcggcgagGGCTCGGGCACGCCGCACTACGGCTACGGCGCGGGCTCGCGCATGTGTGCCGGGTCACACTTGGCCAACCGTGAGCTGTATACGGCGTTCATTCGACTGATTACAGCATTCCAGATGCATCCCGCTCGAGATCGCGCCGACCGGCCCATTCTGGATGCGATCGACTGCAATCTAATCCCGACGGCGCTGACGACGGAACCAAAGCCGTTCAAGGTGGGGTTCACCCCGCGCAACCCGGAGAAACTGGAGAAGTGGATCGCGGAAAGCGAAGAGCGGACGAAGGACCTGTGA